TTTAGTTCCGATGCTCATCCTGGCCGTGGTTCTGGGCATTGCTGCTTCGGCGGGAGGTTATTATTTGGCCCTGGGTTTAAATGGTAGCATTGCCGGAGCGATGGTAAGCGTGGCAGGAATCTTTTTAGCGATCACCGTTTTGCTAAAAGTACTGGTTCAGAAGAAGGCTTGAAATTAGTGCTCTGATTTGCAGTAAATTGCTCTTCCATTTTAGGGCCTTTATTTTTTATATGCCTTTGTTTAAGGCATACATTACCGAATTATATTTGCCCGCTTTTTTTGGGATTGAATGAACTATGTGCAATCCTCTCTGGAGGAGATAGCCGATGCTCTCGCTGAGCAGGAGCTGGTGATTTTAGATCAGTTTTTAAGTCAGCAGGAGGTAGACGCTCTACTCCGGGCTTTCGATTACCATGCCCAAGAGGAAGACTTTAAAGCGGCGGGCATTGGTAATACCTATCTATACACTCAGGATAAAAGCATTCGCTCGGATCGGATTATGTGGCTTTCGGATAATCCCGATAAAGATGCTTTATCCGATTTCAAAAAGCGAATTGAAGCCTTGATGGCCGATTTAAATCCCTTGCTTTTCTTAAGCTTGAGGGATGTTGAAATGCATTTGGCGGAATACACACCGGGGGCTTTTTATGAAAAACATGTGGATCAGTTTAAAAAGAATGGCCACCGCATATTATCCTTTGCTTGCTATTTAAATAGGGGCTGGCAAGATGGGGATGGCGGCGAACTGCGCATTTTTAAGGAGGGAGGTCATTTTGATGTGGAACCACTAGCGGGTCGATTGGCTTTATTCCGAAGCGACACCGTAGAGCATGCGGTTCGTCCAGCAAAGGTTTTACGACGCAGTATTACGGGCTGGATGCTGGACAGACCGATAGATTTTCCCATTCAAGATTAATCCCAGCTTTTTTATACCTTGTCTAAGTGCTTAATGATCAGTCTGCTATAAAGGCTGATCTACTAGCCGAAAAAAATCGAGTAGAGGGCCATTTTTTCCTTGTTTGAAAACCTCGATAATGCATATTTGTAGTCACGAAACAGAATATACCCACTAAATAAAATTTTAAAAATCGATACTATGTCTGTCTCTAAAGGATCCGATGCTAAACGACGCGTAATCGTAGATTACAAGAATGTAACCAACGAAATTTTGGATCTGTTTACAGACCGTTACCCCTATGGTTATGACGATGGCGATATTATTCGCTTTAAGAATGCCAAGGGAGAAATGGTAAAAGCTGTGCCCTTCGAAACAGCAGATACTAAGTACCTGGTGAAGGTGAGTGTTCAAATGGATCAGCAGATCGAAGCCTTCCTAGAGGATGATGACGATGACAATGATGATGTTGGTGAAAACGATGGCACCGCCGACATGGATGATGTGGAATCGGATGATTTAGACGATTAAATGCCTTTAAAAGCCCTTGACTACTTCTTAGTAAGCCTGCAAGGGCTTCTTTTTATCCTGTTTTTTATACCGGTGGATTGGTTCAGTGAAGTGCAAATCCCCGACCTTATGCTTTGGCCCGCTCAATTAGCCATGATCATTGGCATCATTGAAGTGGTTTGGGCCTTGAAGCAAATGGGTAGATACCTAAGCCCTTTTCCCAAACCAAAGGCCGATGCCGAGCTTATTACCTGGGGCGTATTTGGCTTGGTGCGTCACCCTATTTACAGTGGAATTATTCTTTTTGCTGCTGGATATGGCATCTACTTCAGAGATCCATTTCAAATCTTAATGGCTGGAGTCCTTGCCCTCTTTTTCTACCTTAAAAGTCGCTACGAGGAAAAGAACCTCAGAGCCTATTTTCCCAATTACGCCTCCTATCAAAAAATGACGGGGCGTTTCATTCCCAATCTATTTACTGCTAAGCCAAAGTAGAGGGTTTAC
The Croceimicrobium hydrocarbonivorans genome window above contains:
- a CDS encoding 2OG-Fe(II) oxygenase yields the protein MNYVQSSLEEIADALAEQELVILDQFLSQQEVDALLRAFDYHAQEEDFKAAGIGNTYLYTQDKSIRSDRIMWLSDNPDKDALSDFKKRIEALMADLNPLLFLSLRDVEMHLAEYTPGAFYEKHVDQFKKNGHRILSFACYLNRGWQDGDGGELRIFKEGGHFDVEPLAGRLALFRSDTVEHAVRPAKVLRRSITGWMLDRPIDFPIQD
- a CDS encoding methyltransferase family protein, which gives rise to MPLKALDYFLVSLQGLLFILFFIPVDWFSEVQIPDLMLWPAQLAMIIGIIEVVWALKQMGRYLSPFPKPKADAELITWGVFGLVRHPIYSGIILFAAGYGIYFRDPFQILMAGVLALFFYLKSRYEEKNLRAYFPNYASYQKMTGRFIPNLFTAKPK